Within the Oreochromis niloticus isolate F11D_XX linkage group LG14, O_niloticus_UMD_NMBU, whole genome shotgun sequence genome, the region ACAAGGATATACTCTGCATGACTCGTAGCCATATGTAACAGCACCCCACTGCCCAGGATGCATATGGTCAACTTTACCAACTTGTACAGAGTGAGCTTGCTGCCATCCTGAACTCTCAAACAGTAAGTGTGGGAGACCCAGACGTTTTTATTATGTATGCTTTGGCCAGTAGAAGATGAAAATGAACCTCAATGCAATTCTCATGTTGATAGTTGAGTACAGCCTCAGTCAGGGTGAAacaattatatattattatttgttaCTACAACTGATTAAAGTCTTTACATTTGAATGTTACATGAATGAAAAGAGTCTGCAGAGAAAACTTTATTTCCTGTCAGTACCTGGTTCCCTCTGGAGAGTTAGCAGACCACAGCTGTTCACCATCGTACctgtgaaacaaaaacatgttgatattaatattaaaaacaagaaatattTCTTGTCTATGCAGCCTGGAACAATGCTCTActttatatatagtatatatatataaaattctgcatttaagaaaatgtttccttaaaacaaaaacttaatATGACATTTAAagggttgtttttgttgtttttagttttttaacaaatgaaacaaaaacattggAATTTCTAAAATGGAGCCCAATgagcagttcattttaaaagtcctgtattgtttttctttttctttttttaattttttgttattGCTCATTAATAAGACAAAAGTATTTCTTATCCGATTAATCAACGGCATATTCGATAGAATTATAATCAAAAGCTGCAGCGTTAGTTGAGTTTGAGCATAACTGTCCTTTAACCTCTCAGGAATTTTGCAGTTGATTGGGGTAAAACTCGGGACAAATGTAGTGTGGGTGCAGATAACATTTAAGATTTCAATAATGAATCATGAACGAATAAGCACATTACcagcaaaagtaaaaagtaaagtaaataaaaacttAACTGGTAAAAACAAGAGCTCCGAGAGCTTTATTTCGCttaatttcctgtgtgtgttgggggCAACAACAACGGACGTAAAGATGCGCTACCGTAAAGCTTACTGAAAAGGCGCAAGAAATTTAAGCGTCGGAGAAGAGGCGGCTGACTTCACCGTGGCACACGAACGACGGGCGAGGGGGGGCTCTACTAGTAACATGGCGCTTCTTATGAATACAGCACAATCCAGACACTTTATCAGGTGACAATGATAAAAGGGTGATTAAAAATCTATAACAGAATATGCACACAGAACGATGAAATAAAAATCTTCATCTAATTTACTATTATAACGCTGAGTGCACTCTCAGTgttgctgtttatttctaataTGGCAGCTGCGCattagagctctgaaactttaaatattaaaacatcaaGAGTTACTTTCGCTTAGATGCTTCGGTTTGTCAGCAGATTAAATGAAATTATCACtgaaaaatatgaaattaaTTATCAGTGTGAAACAATTCATTCCAATCAATTTAAAACTGCAACTCTGAACATATCCTGCTCCTGACCAACGCAGTAGAGTGCGTTATATAGATTGCATGCTTTATGGGAGCTGTTTTcttaagagaaaacaaaatctcCTTGATCCGTTAAATCGTCTAAACGTCAAAGACTCGACACGCGTCTTACTAAGATTGCGTCTTCGCTTCTACAAAGATTCACATTAATGTGAGAAATCTGCGACTAGAAaaatctggattattttttacACGGAGTGAAATACTGGAAAACGCCACCAGAAAACCAGTTAAGATGGAAAATGCGTTGATAACTTCCAGTCAGGGGATTTACTGTGCAGACGAAAACTTGCATCTTTCTTCTTGTGACAGAGTGACTGTGCACCTGGGCAATAGTAACTTTTAGAACCTAATAGTTCTttttcacaaaacacaaaactatttgaaaatcttttgaaacagttttgaaactttgtgtttttgactttgatccaaaagcatttttttaaaaggcaaTAATGAAAACTGAAATAGAAACCAATGATGTCACATTAGGAATGAACTGACGGACAAACTCATAAAGAACGGGATGGTTAAAATCCACCTatcaaatatgaaaatatgGCACTCGAAATCCCAAATGAAGAATCATGCGCAATAGAAGCTTACCTGTGTGGACAGGTAGTTGTTGACTACAGTTCTTTTTTCTTGTAGTAGTGTTTACAGACCCCATTGCAGAAACAAATCACTGCTATCGGATACGTCCCGTttccttgttcttcttcttctttttcttccagtttAACGGCAGCTTGCATCCATCGAAGTTGCATTACTGCCACCCTCTGCTGTTACTTAGACTGCACTTAGCTCTTTAAATCTTCTTCAACAATCCCGTTCTTCTCAGAAACCGAAGAACCACTCTTTTCCTTTCATGACATCCTAGCCAGTCAACCACCTTTTCAAACCTGAGTTCCCCCCTAATTCCCATTTCTACCCTCATCATTCTCCTATGGTTATCATACCTTCTGCAGTTAATAAATACATGCTCAATTGTTTCCATAACACCACACCAATTACATTACACAGCCCCGTTAAATGTTTCCCCATCCTAAAAAGAGTGCCATTCAGGAAACGATGCCCTGTTCTTATTCTACACTTAACAATCTCCTCCCAACTTTTCATTCCCTTATTTCTTTTAACTTCTACTGTATTTTGCACCCTATACAATTCCATTTCCTCGTTGTCTCAAAAAAACTGTACTGGGTGGGCGGAGCTATCTgtagcttgttttctttttgattaTTTAAGAATACCTTCTgtgagtttcatttttactttgcaATAGCTCTGAAGTGCTGAGAAATCTTACTTAAAATAATTGAGCTTACTCTTCCACGTTATTCGGTAATTTACTGCGCATACTTTTCATTAATCAGCACAAATAAGGTTGCATAGTTGGCTTACAGATTATAGAAATAGTTCAAAAGAAATTTGAAGAAATACTGATTAAACAGCATTTATAACACACAACACTGAACTGAAGGCAGTATGGTGTAAGTAGATCTGCTTCTGTTGAAGGTGAAGGCACTTTAAGAAAATCCTCAGAGACCCAGAGCTTCTTTCTTCACTCTTCAGCCCAGCAGGACATTTCCAGCTTTCACACACTCTGACACACATCTTGCTAAAATAGAAATCAAATAAAAGCATACAGCATCAAACAGTGTTTAaaagaatattttatttgttgttctCATGGGTACTACCATTCTGAGCAAGGAGTGTCTGTGTCTAATAGACACTACATATAAGATCTTATATGTAAAAAATTTTTGCAGCCAACATGAAAATGGTAAATATAGTTTTGTCTATGACTTTATTACTGATGCTCATCAGGAAAACTCCCAGGCAGTCCCACTATTTTCATCATCAACACATTCcatttgttttgcagttttccAGCACGACTGTGCTGGAAAACTAGCTGCACAGCTGATGAATgacctctttttagtttcacagAGACATGAGGGATACTTCCTGAAGTCTGACCTGCATCAATCCATCCACTCAGTGTCCATGGTTACCATATTTACTGCAGAAGGTGCTGTGAATTAAACAGCTGAAACTGCGATAACTAACGGGAGATATGAGTGTTTATGTATttaatgacaaaagaattttGTGACTTGGTTAACTGAAGATAACTTATAATGAGGAGTGTCATAGATAACTCTCACGTGATCTGTGTCCTTGGAAATCTGGACTCGTGTGGACTGTTAAGAACTGCACACAATTATACTAAAATAAATAGGCTGTTACTGAAATACACATGCTATATTATGAACTATGATATAAATATGGTggtatttacattatttacactTCTTCCTtcaattattatttaataaagcaGGCAAGGAGTGATTAAATAGTATCATGCCAGTTTCAACCAGTATCAACCAGTTTTCTTCAGTTAGTCTTCCCAAAAGAGTAATCCCCCGGCAGAGTTTTACAACCAGTTAAAACTGGTGGGGAGAAGCTGCTTGTTTTGCAGACCCTGAGCTAAGATGTGGCCATGATGGATATCAAGCGCTGGTTATGGTCTTTAAGCTGCCCCCGCACATTTTATACTGATATGTCTGCAGGTTTCTAAGTAATTAATCAATCAGTAAGACACTAAAGCTTCTATTAATCccaaataaaaatcaaaccCAACTTAGGGTGTAGGCCACAGCTGCACCTTATAACCAACCTCTGATTAGAGAGCTCGGGGAAAGTTCATGCTGCGTTCACAGACACCATGCAGGAACAGAACATCTACAAAATCTAACCCACTACACATGCACTGGTAACATCATCCCCTAACTTCAATATTATAACTTCCCACTGTCCATGTATCCTTAATGTATCAACAAATAATTTTTAGtcatgggagaaaaaaagtaCACTCATGTCAGAAAGGGTCATGTAGGAGGTAGTAGAGCATGTTTTTGATTTGATACATTTTTACACCTGGCGACCTTCCTGACATAACCTCAAAGGCAATTTGTGCCTCCAGCTAAAAACGAAGTAGCCTTCAGCTCACCAAGTgcatgtgtaaaccactacattatGGAGCCATCAGTTATAAAATTGAAATTCATTtcaatccattttcttctgcttttctggGGCCGCGTCACGAGGGCAAAACGCCAAGCCGAAAATCCCAGAACGTCCTCTCCCGAGCGAGCTCCTACAGCTTATTTGGGGTAACACAGAGaagttcccaggccagctgagagatatagtCTGTCCAGCCTGTGCTGGTTTTACCCTGGGGGCTCTTTCCAGTAACACATGCCTGGAAGCATGCCTTCCACCTCCCATACATCCAGTCTCACAAACGGCATTCTCTGCTGGGCCATTCAGTCAGTCAGCACTGTCCCCCCACACCCTACCCCTGCCTGTCCACCTCACCAATCTGAGCCACAGCCTCAGTAACCCTCAACAATCAGGTCACTCACAGATGGACTCTATTCAGACCAAGTCTTTTCTTTGCACTACTTCCGAGCACTTTGCAACTATTTTGTTCTCTAGTGAGTGCCTTTCTCTTATTCTTGTACATGTTTCTCCTGTTtgctatttattcctgctgtctatATCTATATTTTTTCCGGCACGGTTGGTGTGGAGAACACACAATTTTGTTGAACATGTACAATGACATTAATGAGCTATTCTattatattgtatattttttaaatttccagaGGGCTTAATAAATGCTCAGTTTACAAACAATTAGAATTTTTGGGCAATTATTTCATGGCTCAgactttaaagggttaaatattGACAACTAAACAACCGTAAAAGCACTCATGTCAGAGACAAGTTTGTTGAAGAAAACCTGTCAGTGAGTTTCTCTTTACCCCGGCAACTGAAAAGTGAAAACAGTCCTCAGAGCTTTGCAGTTGCAGCAGTCAGGCAGAAGATAGTTTTGTGTCACCAGATCTTAAAATCTGGGTTGCAAAAACCTTAacttactttttctgtgttcagatCTGCAGTTCTACTCGGTAAACAAAGCTTGGAGTGATGTATTGCAGCCCTGTCAGAAAGAGAATTCCTCCGTGGTTGAAATCTGCAGTGACACAGTGGGTGTTGAAGCTAAAAATCCACTgcccccaaaaaaacccagaaacacagggttgtggGTCGGCCTGGAATGATCGATTTTTGAGAACAATCCTGAATGGAAATGGATTTCAGATAGGTAGGTAGatacaatgttccctctaagccaggggtccccaatcccagtccacgagggccggtgtccctgcaggttttagatctcaccctgggtcaacacacctgaatcacatgattagttcattacctggagaacttcaagacatgttgagaaggtaatttatccatttaaatcagctgtgatggatcaaggacgcatctaaaacctgcagggacaccggccctcgtggactgggattggggacccctgctctaagCTGTGCGCGTCCGCAAtcgcgcactgctggcacggtgtggcgcacaaaaaaaatctaacctgaattgaaattaaaataaataggtTAACAATTAACCAGCtaatacgcagctaatcaacgtcgttgacaggctatgacagcgtccttatgtgccgacaccggtgttttagctagcacaGCTGCGTGGcggatgtggagtgaagccacattagGAGTGACGatggtgttttgagatgtgagagatttgtgaagttagcgcaaatcttgtgtagttagtgtgtagtgtattCAAacgttttgttgtgtgtgtcagaacaatgaggtgactgctgaatgttacaggtgttacaggagtgatacatctcctgttgtcagaccTGTCagaactttgttgtttgcataactcagttactttttttgaagaagtaactatataattaactatatagttacttttttgaagaagtaactatataattaactatataattaattgcccgacattggtcattatatactgtattttgcagacagagagttacaggactcagaccacagactcatactcataatacaaaaaaaaaaaaagaaaaaaaaagaaagttgtgttttcaaaatcgGAGTTCAAGTTACAGATTTTTCTTCAGACGCTAGGACACATTTCGCAATACTTAGGTCACTTTTGCAAAACTCCTCACACAGTGAGCACAACAGAAGTCTATGTGGGCTAAACTGAGGATCAGTTATCATTGTTTTGGCACGAAATGCATTCAATGACTACATCTCTCAAATTTCATGAATTATTTTCTCACTCAGACACAACAACTGCCAAAAATCTTTGTACGTACAGGACATTTTGCATGTACTTACATACTGTTTTCAACACTGTTAAACTTATGGTCAAAACAATAACATAATGCAAAACTGAATAAGACAGCAAAATTCAACAGCAATATTTTAttgaaacatattttaaatctaaaaatgcagtttaACCAGCCACAGCTGATTCTCATTGTAGATGAACATCTACACAGGTGTTACTCCTTCAATTTCATTACAAAAGGAGACAACTTTTGTAATGAAATTACACAAGGTTTGTTTTGTGATGTAAACATGGACCCAGCCAGAAATGGAGAAGTGgctgaaagaggaagaagagtggCTGGGAGGGGGCGAGGAATACGTATGCGTGGTGGAAGAAGAATAAGAGGAAGATCAAGAGCTGTAGTGGCAGATGAGATCAGAGCTACTGTAATTGATCATGTAGTAAATCATGGTCACTCAATGAGAGAGGCTGGTCAGAGAGTGCAGCCAAATCTGCAACGCTCTACAGTGGCATCTATTGTTAGAGTTTTCCGGCAAACCAACAGGTAACTTGTATTCTGCAAGGGCATTTGCACATTTCAGAAGTAAATAAGCTTTTGTGTAATTGTTGTTATTTCTGCTTAGGACTCAAAGGTTACCTcacacaggagggagaggaTGGATGTTCACTGATGTGCAGGAAACTGCCATTGTTGATATGGTCATCAGAAACAATGGGAtaaaactcactgaaattaGACACAGAGTCTTGGCAGACAACGTTACTTTCGCAAATATTCACAGTGTAAGCATAACAACAATTTCTAGAGTCCTGAAAAACCATCAGGTCAGGATGAAACAGTTGTACACTGTGCCTTTTGAGAGGAACTCTGAACATGTCAAGCAACTCAGGAACCAGTATGTCCAGGTAAGATCACAATAAAATACAGATCTGTTTTtgaacaaaaccaaacacacacaaagacaattTTTACAAATTTACTACTGTAACAGTTTATGTTGCCTTGTGGATTTATGTTAGAGAGTCATGGAGATTGAAGGCAGGCAAACACACCACATTTTCATCTTTGTGGATGAGGCAGGTTTCAACTTGGCCAAAGCACAGCGACGAGGGAGGAATGTGATTGGGAAGAGAGCCACAGTGAATGTCCCGGGCCAGAGGGGTGCCAACATCACAATGTGCGCAGCAATATCCACTGATGGACTACTGTTACAGACCACTAATTGGGCCATACAACACTGAACGGCTCCTTGCGTTCCTGCATGATCTCTATGGAAGGGTTGTGCTAGGTGAGGAAAGGGATGCGGAGAGAAGGAATCAGCCAACATTTATAATTGTATGGGACAATGTGGCATTTCATCACTCCCGTGCAGTCACCGAGTGGTTTGCAGCCCATCCCAGAATGGAGTCTCTTTTCCTCCCACCTTACTCTCCATTCCTCAACCCCATAGAGGAATTCTTTTCCTCATGGCGGTGGAAGGTTTACGACCATCATCCACATGATCAAATGTCCCTCCTGGATGCAATGAATGCTGGATGCCTGGAGATATCAGCAGAAGATTACCAGGGATGGATCAGGCATGCCAGAAGATTCTTTCCTAGGTGTATTGCCCTAGATGACATAAGATGTGATGTGGATGAGAACCTGTGGCCAAATGGAGAAGACCGAGTAGATTAGCATTACTATCAGTGGATGGTGTGTATacaaattcttgtattttgggATTActtagtgcaaaaaaataaaaatacataaacaaatatTAACGAATTCTGCGTGATGTCTGATTCATTCCAGTAACATATATTGAAATTATGAACAGAGATGTGTCCTTGTTTTACACAAGGAAACACTGTGTAATGCTACATGTTGTTAGTGTTTTTTAGGTCATTGTTTTGTGGGTGACAAAGTGTGTTTGTTGGCTGTCAACCTTTGCTAGTGTTCTGGAAGAATGAGTTTATTTGAGACCTGAATAAAGTGTTTTGGTAGTTCTAGTGCATTTTGAATGTGAAATGAACTGCTTTGCCAAGCTGAGGGTCAGTTAGGAGAATTGTGTGaagagttttgcaaaagtgaCCTAAGTATTGAGAAATGTGTCCTAGCGGCTataaaaaattgtatttttacttccaaaactgttaacatactacacaggtcatgaacgagatttttttttaaattttcattgtaaataaatgtaaatgctggcgtgaccacagtgcacacgtctaaTGTTGCTTACAGTGGTCCAAGGAACCGCTcatggagtttgtgtgtttgctcagaTGGATAGATAGAATCTATTTcaaacatgcaaatataattgagataacaagagaaaaaagcttCTTACACAACCACTGTGGAAAGAGCTTAACATTAGGTCAGAATGTTTCTTTCTTCAGTTGCCAGGTCTGAACAACAATCCTTGCTCTACTAAAGCAACTATGCTGATGCAAGTGTATGTACTGAAGCTGTTTTTCAGTTTCAAAGCAGAAACTTGTAACTTTATGTTCACTTTATGTTCCTAACAAAGAATGTATGcactaaaaactaaaaagtcTCACCGTTATTCGTTTTCACAATTTCAGATTCACATTTGTGTTTTCGGTGCTTTGCATTCACATCAGAGATGACAACAGTAATTGCTAATAAATCAGTTAAGAACAGAACTACTTCTCCCTTGTCACAGTGAGATGTGATTCCTGAGGAACCAGATGAATGACCCAACAAACCCAGTGTGTATATCCTCTCTTTAGGCTACTGTTCTGTTTCCCAGGAAAACTATTTCggatgtcattatttttaatactttagattattgcagggtctttaccttaaattgcaaagcaccttgaggaaactgttgttgtgatttggctctatgtaattaaattgaactgaaaatttAATTGTGACAGATTTTAGACATGTCTTGGGTTAGTTCACCCAAGATCATGGTTTTGTCTTTCTGGTTGTGTTATTTAAATatcaaatttgattttttttttttttccatttcatgcATTCTTTAGCAGATTTAGTGTTGTTCCTAACTGACTTAGAGTTTAAATCTGGTGTTTAAATCTCATTACCTTGATTGTGAACTTCACACAAAGTTTGTGTTAACAAAAGCAAACTGATGCAGATCTCCTTAGAAGAATACACAGTCAcaagacaaaatgaaaacagactgTTCAAAGTGAAAGTAAAGCAGCTAAAAgccattaaataacaacaatGTTGGGCCTGTGGCAAAATTTGAATGCACATGCGATGAAGTCACAGGTCTTCTTGAAGTGTTAAACATAAATTTCTTGATCTATAGAGACACAAAACTTTAAATTATTGTTTGCTTGAATATCAGCCTAGCTCTGTTTATCAGTTTTGAGTCTTTTTTTGTCAactgtttgtgctactttttgaAGAAGCAATCAGATTGCTTATTATtgtcatgtaaatgtatttgtttggtTACTTGAGTAACCAAACATTCATCTAACAGTTCTGGAGAGGCATGCTTCAGCAGGTAGCTGTTTGCAAAATGTTGTATCCTATCCAAAA harbors:
- the LOC109205012 gene encoding uncharacterized protein LOC109205012, producing the protein MDPARNGEVAERGRRVAGRGRGIRMRGGRRIRGRSRAVVADEIRATVIDHVVNHGHSMREAGQRVQPNLQRSTVASIVRVFRQTNRTQRLPHTGGRGWMFTDVQETAIVDMVIRNNGIKLTEIRHRVLADNVTFANIHSVSITTISRVLKNHQVRMKQLYTVPFERNSEHVKQLRNQYVQRVMEIEGRQTHHIFIFVDEAGFNLAKAQRRGRNVIGKRATVNVPGQRGANITMCAAISTDGLLLQTTNWAIQH